The genomic window GAACCTCCATGGCCGCGTAGGTCTCGCCGGATGACGTTGTAGCGCCGCGCAAGGGCCGGAACCCAGTGGTAGAAATGATCAGCTGTTCTTGCAAAGCCATGCTGTATCAAAATAGTCTCGCTGGGACGCCACGGATCCACGAAGCTGTCGTAAAAATAGCTTGTGGTCTGCCCGTTGGGGTGGCGAATGTACTCGCGAGCTGACGGCATCGTTTGCTGGGCGAGGTGCCTGTACTTGGCGAAATGGCTTGTCTGAGATAGGTAATAATCAGGGTTCAAATTATTAAGTCTAGAAGCCTGTGTTTAGGCGTCCCCGGCAGTTCTCGAGTTGAATGGAGCCCCTGAATGTGGGGTACAAAGGCCCCCCATGGGGTAACAAAAGTCGGTCGATATCAAGATGAGTGCCGTAGTTTCAGGGGGGTTGAACTATCGGCTTCTCTAGACCATCTCGTTTTCTTGTTCGGCAATTCCTCCACCATGGCGCCCTTCCAACCTCAGCCAGCTGAAATTTCTCACCCAGATATTGGCGTGATTCAATGTCTCAGCGTCGGCGGGGTAATACAACTCCTGGGAGTCAAGTATGCGTCGCTTGAGCACTGGTTTGACAACCCCAAGTTGAGCACATACGACGGTGGCGGCATAACTGCCAAAAAGCATGGGTAAGAGTTACGGCCCTGCAGGGCGAGGGAGGTCTCGGTCTAATGACGTGCAGGCCGCAGGCAATTTCCGACCCTCGGGCGGTAGACAATGAAATGGTGTCCATCCAGAAGACGCTGCCAAAGCCCGATTTCCCCGGCTTGTCGGGCACTGATTGCCTCACCCTGAACATATCGATCCCATCGGGAAACCATTCAACCCCTCTTCCCGTCTTTGTGTTTATCCATGGCGGCGGCTTTGCGGTGGGCTCAAACTGGTGGCCGCAATACGATATGGCCAGCATCGTGCGGCTATCGGCACAGCTGGGTCAGCCCATCATTGGCATCAATATCAAGTGCGTACCATGTTCACAGATTGATAAATATACCTTTTTCTGAGGTACAAGACACTCACCCTTGACGTTGCTAGTTATCGACTTGGGGCACCAGGGTTCGCGGCTTccgaggagcttgagcaggcCGGATATAAGACGAACCGTGGATTGCGAGACCAGAGAGCCTCGATTCACTGGATCAAGAAGTATATCAGTGGTTTCGGAGGTGACCCCGATCGTATCACCGTAGTAGGAGAAAGTGTGGGTGGCTGTGAGTCTTGAGCCCTCTCTGAAAGCTATCGAGAAATAAGACTAATCAAGATCCATCACCTCAGTGTCAGCTGTCCGTCTTCTGTACACAGAGGAGGCTCTCATCTCTCGGGTTATCGTCATGGGCGGTGCCCCGCCGTCCGTTGGCCCCATCAGCAAATCAGTGGCCGAGTCGAGCTATGAAACATTGATCGGTGCTCTGGGGTGTAAGGACTTGTCCGCCACGGAACGAATCAAAGCTCTCCAGGTCATCTCCATTGAGGAGCTTCAGAAAGCCCAGAATCCCACCCTTCCGTTCATTCCAGTGCTAGACGGAGAGCTCGTACCTTACAACGAGAGTTTCAGCTTCATGCAGTCCAAGGACTACGTTTTCAAGTCCAAGTCGTCCGAAGCTATTATGGTCATCCACTCTCCCCTAGATGTAAGCTTCAACATGAT from Fusarium keratoplasticum isolate Fu6.1 chromosome 10, whole genome shotgun sequence includes these protein-coding regions:
- a CDS encoding COesterase domain-containing protein, producing MAPFQPQPAEISHPDIGVIQCLSVGGVIQLLGVKYASLEHWFDNPKLSTYDGGGITAKKHGPQAISDPRAVDNEMVSIQKTLPKPDFPGLSGTDCLTLNISIPSGNHSTPLPVFVFIHGGGFAVGSNWWPQYDMASIVRLSAQLGQPIIGININYRLGAPGFAASEELEQAGYKTNRGLRDQRASIHWIKKYISGFGGDPDRITVVGESVGGLSAVRLLYTEEALISRVIVMGGAPPSVGPISKSVAESSYETLIGALGCKDLSATERIKALQVISIEELQKAQNPTLPFIPVLDGELVPYNESFSFMQSKDYVFKSKSSEAIMVIHSPLDASIFAFMGLFSQRKGIASGFSVLARKLLFSHHGAADRLLRCYGITPELDDQDALLRVLTFGSDIGNQAAARAFAASFPRDAFVLEFAEPNPWDGPFKGHSTHILDISFLLQNYNDKLDNTQRAASEEFAKAVIAFVHGEKPWEPFSVSAAIAKLGGGQLKNLEGTEAMTEQYREMASIGQAIRFDTLLGLWLAFVFGS